A window of the Equus asinus isolate D_3611 breed Donkey chromosome 20, EquAss-T2T_v2, whole genome shotgun sequence genome harbors these coding sequences:
- the LOC106827976 gene encoding olfactory receptor 10G9 — MRNVSLVTTFILMGLPHAPLLDSPLFGIFLVIYVLTVVGNFLILLVITVDSHLHTPMYYFLTNLSFIDMWFSTVTVPKMLMTLVSPGGKAISFHSCVAQLYSFHFLGSTECFLYTVMSYDRYLAIGYPLRYSSMMNGRMCAFLTISTWLSGSLHSAVQTTLTFHLLYCGPNQIQHYLCDAPPILKLACADTSAIEMVIFVNIGVVASACFLLIVLSYVSIVCSILKIRTSEGRHRAFQTCASHCVVVLCFFLPCVFIYLRPGSKDAVDGVVAVFYTVLTPLLNPVVYTLRNKEVKKALLNLKHKVAYS; from the coding sequence ATGAGAAACGTGAGCCTCGTGACAACATTCATCCTCATGGGGCTTCCGCATGCACCACTACTGGACTCCCCCCTCTTTGGAATTTTCTTGGTGATTTATGTACTCACTGTGGTGGGGAACTTCCTCATTCTGCTGGTGATCACAGTGGattcccacctccacacccccatgtactacTTTCTAACCAACCTGTCCTTCATTGACATGTGGTTCTCCACAGTCACTGTGCCCAAAATGCTGATGACTTTGGTCTCCCCAGGAGGCAAGGCTATCTCCTTCCACAGCTGTGTGGCCCAGCTCTACTCCTTCCACTTCCTGGGGAGCACCGAGTGTTTCCTCTACACGGTCATGTCTTATGACCGCTACCTGGCCATCGGTTACCCACTCAGGTACAGCAGCATGATGAATGGGAGAATGTGTGCCTTCCTGACCATAAGCACATGGCTCAGCGGCTCTCTGCATTCTGCTGTCCAGACCACATTGACATTCCATTTGCTCTACTGTGGGCCCAACCAAATCCAGCATTACCTTTGTGATGCACCGCCCATCCTCAAACTGGCCTGTGCAGACACCTCTGCCATCGAAATGGTAATCTTTGTCAACATCGGGGTAGTGGCCTCAGCCTGCTTTCTCCTGATAGTGCTGTCCTATGTGTCCATAGTCTGTTCCATCCTGAAGATCCGCACCTCAGAGGGGAGACACAGAGCCTTTCAGACCTGCGCCTCCCATTGCGTTGtggttctttgtttcttccttccctgtgTTTTCATTTACCTGAGGCCAGGATCCAAGGATGCTGTGGATGGGGTTGTGGCAGTTTTCTACACTGTGCTGACACCCCTTCTAAACCCTGTGGTGTACACTCTGAGGAACAAGGAAGTAAAGAAAGCTCTGTTGAATCTTAAGCACAAAGTAGCATATTCTTAG
- the LOC106827937 gene encoding olfactory receptor 10N1, with protein sequence MRNHTELNEFILLGIPQTEGLETVLFVVFSFIYLSTLLGNSLIFTAIVSSSALHTPMYFFLGLLSIFDILFPSVTCPKMLFYLSGQRQAISYKGCAAQLFFYHFLGSTEGCLYSVMAYDRFVAICHPLRYMLVMRPGVCVGLVMAAWLVGCLQATILTSFTFQLTYCGPNQVDYFFCDIPAVLPLACADTSLAQKVGSSNVGFLALMLFFSICVSYTRIGIAILRIRSAKGRQKAFSTCSAHLTAILCAYGPVIIIYLQPTPNPLLGAVVQILNNVVSPMLNSLIYSLRNKEVKRSLKKVFHNIVFTAVE encoded by the coding sequence ATGAGGAATCACACAGAGCTGAATGAGTTCATTCTACTGGGAATACCTCAAACAGAGGGACTGGAGACCGTGCTCTTTGTCGTCTTCTCATTCATTTACCTCTCCACTCTGCTTGGCAATTCACTCATCTTTACAGCAATTGTTTCATCCTCTGCCCTTCACACTCCCATGTATTTCTTCTTGGGACTCCTATCTATTTTTGACATATTATTCCCATCTGTGACCTGTCCCAAGATGTTATTCTATCTCTCTGGCCAGAGACAAGCCATTTCTTATAAGGGATGTGCTGCACAGCTCTTCTTCTATCATTTCCTGGGATCTACTGAAGGCTGCCTCTATTCTGTGATGGCTTATGATCGCTTTGTTGCCATCTGTCACCCACTGAGGTATATGCTCGTCATGAGACCTGGAGTCTGTGTTGGTTTGGTCATGGCAGCctggttggtgggttgtcttcaGGCCACCATTCTGACCTCCTTTACCTTTCAGTTAACCTACTGTGGCCCCAATCAGGTAGACTACTTCTTCTGTGACATTCCTGCTGTCTTACCCCTGGCTTGTGCCGACACCTCCCTGGCCCAGAAAGTGGGTTCCTCTAATGTTGGCTTTCTGGCTTTAATGCTTTTCTTCAGTATTTGTGTCTCCTACACACGCATTGGGATTGCCATTTTGAGAATTCGTTCAGCAAAGGGCAGGCAGAAAGCTTTCTCTACCTGCAGCGCCCACCTCACTGCAATCCTCTGTGCCTACGGACCTGTAATCATCATCTACCTGCAGCCCACACCCAACCCTTTGCTTGGTGCCGTGGtgcaaatattaaataatgtaGTCTCACCCATGCTGAACTCGTTAATCTATTCCTTAAGgaacaaggaagtgaaaagatCCCTAAAAAAGGTGTTCCACAATATAGTATTTACTGCTGTGGAATAA